From Aricia agestis chromosome 11, ilAriAges1.1, whole genome shotgun sequence, a single genomic window includes:
- the LOC121731588 gene encoding malectin, which yields MSRWAIASAVIALSLFNSATGLGEIIYAINAGGPAHTDIYGIQYEKDPLQGRVGTASDYGKQLVMIGRVNPKDEILYQTERYHHSTFGYDIPAREDGDYVLVLKFSEVYFNAPNMKVFDVVLNGDHTIVADLDIFDKVGRGVAHDEYIPYSIRGGKLFYNDEESDIRGGKIKVEFIKGYRDNPKINALYVMRGSIDEVPKLPPIVWPETEAEEPREEIEEKSTKSRRASGPKQPDPYSMDDSSVLIPVFITIGAFIPLLFCLCKL from the coding sequence ATGTCGCGCTGGGCAATCGCATCTGCAGTTATCGCGTTAAGCTTATTTAACAGTGCAACCGGCCTAGGAGAGATTATTTATGCAATTAATGCTGGTGGACCGGCACACACCGACATATACGGTATTCAATATGAGAAAGATCCCTTACAAGGAAGAGTCGGCACAGCTTCTGACTATGGAAAACAATTAGTCATGATCGGAAGAGTCAACCCAAAAGacgaaatattatatcaaacggAGCGGTACCACCACAGCACATTCGGATACGATATACCAGCCAGAGAGGATGGAGACTACGTGCTGGTGCTTAAATTTAGTGAAGTTTACTTTAATGCCCCCAATATGAAAGTTTTCGATGTAGTATTGAACGGCGACCACACGATAGTTGCTGATCTAGACATATTTGATAAGGTGGGAAGAGGCGTAGCTCACGACGAATATATTCCGTACTCAATAAGAGGCGGTAAACTCTTTTACAATGATGAGGAGTCTGATATCCGTGGTGGGAAGATTAAGGTGGAATTTATCAAGGGTTACAGGGATAATCCTAAGATAAACGCTCTCTATGTTATGAGAGGTAGTATAGATGAAGTTCCCAAACTCCCACCGATTGTATGGCCTGAAACTGAAGCAGAAGAACCGAGAGAAGAGATAGAAGAGAAGAGCACAAAATCGAGACGGGCCAGCGGCCCCAAACAGCCCGACCCCTACTCGATGGATGACAGTTCTGTTCTCATCCCAGTGTTCATCACCATTGGTGCTTTTATTCCTTTATTGTTCTGTTTGTGTAAGCTATAA